In Papaver somniferum cultivar HN1 chromosome 9, ASM357369v1, whole genome shotgun sequence, the genomic stretch TTTTATGTCTAAACTAAATGAATGATAGTTGCATGTGGCACATCTTGCTACAAGGCAATAATATTGCTtccataatttcagaaatgagagTTAACGATTGACTACCAACTAGGTAATAAGCAGAACAACTGAAAATATccttcaaaaacaaaaagaataatTGAAAATTTTACCCTTCAGAAGAAAGTAAGACGCCCTGGAGTACAGACTTGAACGCCCTAGCAGCTGTTGCACTGATGCACATTATGAAGCCATACAAGTGAAAACTCGGTTCACCCTGCAACCCACAAGAGAGCACCATAATTACAACTCCATTTACGAAAGAAAGCCAAAATCTTTGCTACTTCGGAAAGGaaccaaaaatacaaaaataatattTCAGATTGATCCTATTGTATTAATTACGCAAATTCCCAAAATAAGGAGCAAAGAACTGCCAAGTTGAAGAGTCGAGGCTGATGGCAAGCTATATTGAAGCTGAAGGGAATTTTCAAACGATTGATATCTCAACACCACGGAAAGTGCAAAGACTCAACCAGTATCATAGACCATGTAAAAATTTAACCATCTCTGTGAAAAATCCCTTTCATCCTTCAGACAAGCTGTTACTTAAATATCTCTTTGGAGGTTCAACCAAAGAAATTCCTACAGAATCAGAGAATCCACACTTCTGATCCTTGTGTTTCCAGCCATTCCTTCCGTTGCAGGGAAGAACTAGCAAGGTTTTATCGAGAAAATTTAAAATGACAATGGGATTACCCAAAATCAAAGCATCTACATTCTCTTCAGTAGAGTAACCACATCatgatatatttttcttcatcATCTCAAGATAAATAAATGGTAAAAGATCCAAACCCTTTGCGATATcgaaaaaattcatgatttttatcACCATTGCCCTAAAACTGTGACTGATTAATCGACCGCATTCTGATGGTATTCAACATTACACATTACCACACAACAACCGACATAAACCCCTAAAATTCAGCTGGAAAATCTCATCcgatgtgattttttttttacacattaattaagaagaaaaaaactagaTTTATGAACCACATCTTGAGTGACATTGTATAATTAACACAGAAACAAACAACATTTTAAGAAACAACAGAGAATTGCCAAAAACCAGCCATTATTAAATCATAAATATATACTTAGATCAGAATtaattataaataaataaaaaaaactagaGATCTGTATAAATTCTTACCCCACTTGCGATGACAACACCAGTAACAACAGGAACGAGAGCAGCATAAGTAACCCAGGCTTCTCTTTTGAAAGTCATTAAATAAGCAAAAAAAGCTGTAAAAAATGGAGTTGTAGCTCCAACAGCTTGATTAAAAGAAACAGGAAGATATCTGAGAGAAATATTACCACCAACAACAGAACAACAAAAAACAACACTTAATGTTGAGATTTTGAAGAACTGTTTTCTTGAATTGATCATCTGAAGAGGAACAATTTTCAATATAACAATGGAAATGTAACTAAGTAATGCACAAGCTGACATATGACACATTGTGAGAAATATTGGAAATTTGAATCCATAATTTgataataaatatttatttagaAGAAGAACACCAATGTTTGATGAATACCATAATAATATAAGAGATGATATGAATAGGGTTTGTTTTTTTGATCCTGATGATAATGCCATTATTATTATGGATGTCTTCTTCTTCAGAGATTTGTAGAGGAGTTTCGCATTGAAATTCCTCTAAAGGAAGAAGATAGAATTTTTGTTtggtgtttttcttcttcttcctcttcttctttaacaaaaattgtttgtttttgatttggtttgattttgatcctg encodes the following:
- the LOC113310529 gene encoding UDP-URONIC ACID TRANSPORTER 1, translating into MALSSGSKKQTLFISSLILLWYSSNIGVLLLNKYLLSNYGFKFPIFLTMCHMSACALLSYISIVILKIVPLQMINSRKQFFKISTLSVVFCCSVVGGNISLRYLPVSFNQAVGATTPFFTAFFAYLMTFKREAWVTYAALVPVVTGVVIASGGEPSFHLYGFIMCISATAARAFKSVLQGVLLSSEGEKLNSMNLMLYMSPIAVLVLLPATILMEPNMLDTIFLLGRKHKFMWLLLLVNSVMAYAANLSNFLVTKHTSALTLQVLGNAKGAVAVVISILLFRNPVTFIGIAGYSLTVIGVIVYGETKRRFK